One genomic region from Phragmites australis chromosome 1, lpPhrAust1.1, whole genome shotgun sequence encodes:
- the LOC133917702 gene encoding carboxyl-terminal-processing peptidase 1, chloroplastic-like isoform X1: MRPLSYAPPAPQSRASPSPGRGLRTQPCALPFPDALRAAAAAAAVSLSLLAGDAACAAVAAAPQPPEMCRDGGAAMEEEVRAEAVTNEQLVEEAWEVVNESFLPDAGSRPWSPEMWMQRKQDILQGTIKSRSKAHDIIRKMLASLGDPYTRFLSPSEFSKMSKYDMTGIGLNLREIPDDIGSFKLMVLGLLLDGPAYSAGVRQGDELLSVNGIDVRGKSAFDASSMLQGPKETFVTIKVKHSDCGPVESMKVQRQLVARTPVFYRLEKRENEDSSVGYIHIKEFNAVAKKDLVSALKRLQNSGASYFVLDLRDNLGGLVQAGIETAKLFLNKGDTVIYTAGRDRQVQNTIVAESGPLVATPLMLLVNNRTASASEIVASALHDNCKAVLVGERTFGKGLIQSVFELHDGSGIVVTVGKYVTPNHKDINGNGIEPDYNRLPDLKEARDYLSRCQSKELS; the protein is encoded by the exons ATGCGGCCACTCTCCTacgcgccgccggcgccgcaaTCGCGAGCGAGCCCCAGCCCCGGCCGCGGGCTCAGGACGCAGCCATGCGCGCTCCCGTTCCCCGACGCCCtccgcgccgcggcggcggcggcggccgtctccctctccctcctcgcAGGCGACGCCGCGTGCGCGGCTGTGGCGGCAGCCCCGCAGCCCCCCGAGATGTGCAGGGACGGGGGCGCGGcaatggaggaggaggtgagggccgaggcggtgACGAACGAGCAGCTCGTCGAGGAGGCGTGGGAGGTGGTCAACGAGAGCTTCCTCCCCGACGCCGGCAGCCGCCCATGGTCGCCGGAGATGTGGATG CAAAGGAAGCAGGATATTCTCCAAGGCACAATCAAATCCCGATCTAAAGCCCATGACATTATTCGGAAAATGCTAGCGAGCCTTGGTGATCCATACACAAGGTTCCTATCTCCCTCAGAA TTCTCAAAGATGTCAAAGTATGACATGACGGGTATTGGATTAAACCTGAGGGAGATTCCTGATGACATTGGCTCTTTCAAGTTGATGGTATTAGGGCTGCTATTAGATGGGCCTGCTTACTCTGCTGGTGTTCGACAG GGTGATGAGCTTTTGTCAGTCAATGGAATTGATGTAAGGGGTAAATCTGCATTTGATGCTTCATCCATGCTGCAAGGTCCAAAGGAGACGTTTGTTACGATTAAG GTTAAGCACAGTGACTGTGGTCCTGTTGAGTCAATGAAGGTGCAGAGACAACTGGTTGCCCGAACTCCAGTTTTCTATCGTTTggagaaaagagaaaatgagGATTCATCTGTTGGATATATTCACATTAAAGAGTTCAATGCAGTTGCCAAAAAAGATTTGGTTAGTG CACTAAAACGTCTACAGAATTCAGGTGCCTCCTATTTTGTTTTGGATTTGAGGGACAATCTTGGTGGACTAGTGCAA GCTGGAATAGAGACTGCAAAGCTCTTTCTGAACAAAGGAGACACG GTCATTTATACTGCTGGCCGGGATCGTCAAGTCCAAAATACAATTGTTGCTGAAAGTGGACCTTTGGTTGCTACTCCTCTTATG TTATTGGTGAATAATAGGACAGCAAGCGCCAGTGAAATA GTTGCTTCAGCACTTCATGACAATTGCAAAGCTGTTCTTGTTGGTGAAAGGACTTTTGGCAAG GGCTTAATCCAATCTGTATTTGAACTTCATGATGGTTCTGGTATTGTCGTCACAGTTGGTAAGTACGTGACACCTAATCACAAAGACATCAATGGAAATGGAATAGAACCAGATTACAATCGTCTTCCAG ATTTAAAGGAAGCCAGAGACTACCTTTCACGTTGCCAAAGTAAGGAATTAAGCTGA
- the LOC133917702 gene encoding carboxyl-terminal-processing peptidase 1, chloroplastic-like isoform X2 — MRPLSYAPPAPQSRASPSPGRGLRTQPCALPFPDALRAAAAAAAVSLSLLAGDAACAAVAAAPQPPEMCRDGGAAMEEEVRAEAVTNEQLVEEAWEVVNESFLPDAGSRPWSPEMWMQRKQDILQGTIKSRSKAHDIIRKMLASLGDPYTRFLSPSEFSKMSKYDMTGIGLNLREIPDDIGSFKLMVLGLLLDGPAYSAGVRQGDELLSVNGIDVRGKSAFDASSMLQGPKETFVTIKVKHSDCGPVESMKVQRQLVARTPVFYRLEKRENEDSSVGYIHIKEFNAVAKKDLVSALKRLQNSGASYFVLDLRDNLGGLVQAGIETAKLFLNKGDTVIYTAGRDRQVQNTIVAESGPLVATPLMLLVNNRTASASEIGLIQSVFELHDGSGIVVTVGKYVTPNHKDINGNGIEPDYNRLPDLKEARDYLSRCQSKELS, encoded by the exons ATGCGGCCACTCTCCTacgcgccgccggcgccgcaaTCGCGAGCGAGCCCCAGCCCCGGCCGCGGGCTCAGGACGCAGCCATGCGCGCTCCCGTTCCCCGACGCCCtccgcgccgcggcggcggcggcggccgtctccctctccctcctcgcAGGCGACGCCGCGTGCGCGGCTGTGGCGGCAGCCCCGCAGCCCCCCGAGATGTGCAGGGACGGGGGCGCGGcaatggaggaggaggtgagggccgaggcggtgACGAACGAGCAGCTCGTCGAGGAGGCGTGGGAGGTGGTCAACGAGAGCTTCCTCCCCGACGCCGGCAGCCGCCCATGGTCGCCGGAGATGTGGATG CAAAGGAAGCAGGATATTCTCCAAGGCACAATCAAATCCCGATCTAAAGCCCATGACATTATTCGGAAAATGCTAGCGAGCCTTGGTGATCCATACACAAGGTTCCTATCTCCCTCAGAA TTCTCAAAGATGTCAAAGTATGACATGACGGGTATTGGATTAAACCTGAGGGAGATTCCTGATGACATTGGCTCTTTCAAGTTGATGGTATTAGGGCTGCTATTAGATGGGCCTGCTTACTCTGCTGGTGTTCGACAG GGTGATGAGCTTTTGTCAGTCAATGGAATTGATGTAAGGGGTAAATCTGCATTTGATGCTTCATCCATGCTGCAAGGTCCAAAGGAGACGTTTGTTACGATTAAG GTTAAGCACAGTGACTGTGGTCCTGTTGAGTCAATGAAGGTGCAGAGACAACTGGTTGCCCGAACTCCAGTTTTCTATCGTTTggagaaaagagaaaatgagGATTCATCTGTTGGATATATTCACATTAAAGAGTTCAATGCAGTTGCCAAAAAAGATTTGGTTAGTG CACTAAAACGTCTACAGAATTCAGGTGCCTCCTATTTTGTTTTGGATTTGAGGGACAATCTTGGTGGACTAGTGCAA GCTGGAATAGAGACTGCAAAGCTCTTTCTGAACAAAGGAGACACG GTCATTTATACTGCTGGCCGGGATCGTCAAGTCCAAAATACAATTGTTGCTGAAAGTGGACCTTTGGTTGCTACTCCTCTTATG TTATTGGTGAATAATAGGACAGCAAGCGCCAGTGAAATA GGCTTAATCCAATCTGTATTTGAACTTCATGATGGTTCTGGTATTGTCGTCACAGTTGGTAAGTACGTGACACCTAATCACAAAGACATCAATGGAAATGGAATAGAACCAGATTACAATCGTCTTCCAG ATTTAAAGGAAGCCAGAGACTACCTTTCACGTTGCCAAAGTAAGGAATTAAGCTGA
- the LOC133917702 gene encoding carboxyl-terminal-processing peptidase 1, chloroplastic-like isoform X3 — MRPLSYAPPAPQSRASPSPGRGLRTQPCALPFPDALRAAAAAAAVSLSLLAGDAACAAVAAAPQPPEMCRDGGAAMEEEVRAEAVTNEQLVEEAWEVVNESFLPDAGSRPWSPEMWMQRKQDILQGTIKSRSKAHDIIRKMLASLGDPYTRFLSPSEGDELLSVNGIDVRGKSAFDASSMLQGPKETFVTIKVKHSDCGPVESMKVQRQLVARTPVFYRLEKRENEDSSVGYIHIKEFNAVAKKDLVSALKRLQNSGASYFVLDLRDNLGGLVQAGIETAKLFLNKGDTVIYTAGRDRQVQNTIVAESGPLVATPLMLLVNNRTASASEIVASALHDNCKAVLVGERTFGKGLIQSVFELHDGSGIVVTVGKYVTPNHKDINGNGIEPDYNRLPDLKEARDYLSRCQSKELS, encoded by the exons ATGCGGCCACTCTCCTacgcgccgccggcgccgcaaTCGCGAGCGAGCCCCAGCCCCGGCCGCGGGCTCAGGACGCAGCCATGCGCGCTCCCGTTCCCCGACGCCCtccgcgccgcggcggcggcggcggccgtctccctctccctcctcgcAGGCGACGCCGCGTGCGCGGCTGTGGCGGCAGCCCCGCAGCCCCCCGAGATGTGCAGGGACGGGGGCGCGGcaatggaggaggaggtgagggccgaggcggtgACGAACGAGCAGCTCGTCGAGGAGGCGTGGGAGGTGGTCAACGAGAGCTTCCTCCCCGACGCCGGCAGCCGCCCATGGTCGCCGGAGATGTGGATG CAAAGGAAGCAGGATATTCTCCAAGGCACAATCAAATCCCGATCTAAAGCCCATGACATTATTCGGAAAATGCTAGCGAGCCTTGGTGATCCATACACAAGGTTCCTATCTCCCTCAGAA GGTGATGAGCTTTTGTCAGTCAATGGAATTGATGTAAGGGGTAAATCTGCATTTGATGCTTCATCCATGCTGCAAGGTCCAAAGGAGACGTTTGTTACGATTAAG GTTAAGCACAGTGACTGTGGTCCTGTTGAGTCAATGAAGGTGCAGAGACAACTGGTTGCCCGAACTCCAGTTTTCTATCGTTTggagaaaagagaaaatgagGATTCATCTGTTGGATATATTCACATTAAAGAGTTCAATGCAGTTGCCAAAAAAGATTTGGTTAGTG CACTAAAACGTCTACAGAATTCAGGTGCCTCCTATTTTGTTTTGGATTTGAGGGACAATCTTGGTGGACTAGTGCAA GCTGGAATAGAGACTGCAAAGCTCTTTCTGAACAAAGGAGACACG GTCATTTATACTGCTGGCCGGGATCGTCAAGTCCAAAATACAATTGTTGCTGAAAGTGGACCTTTGGTTGCTACTCCTCTTATG TTATTGGTGAATAATAGGACAGCAAGCGCCAGTGAAATA GTTGCTTCAGCACTTCATGACAATTGCAAAGCTGTTCTTGTTGGTGAAAGGACTTTTGGCAAG GGCTTAATCCAATCTGTATTTGAACTTCATGATGGTTCTGGTATTGTCGTCACAGTTGGTAAGTACGTGACACCTAATCACAAAGACATCAATGGAAATGGAATAGAACCAGATTACAATCGTCTTCCAG ATTTAAAGGAAGCCAGAGACTACCTTTCACGTTGCCAAAGTAAGGAATTAAGCTGA
- the LOC133917702 gene encoding carboxyl-terminal-processing peptidase 1, chloroplastic-like isoform X4, with protein sequence MRPLSYAPPAPQSRASPSPGRGLRTQPCALPFPDALRAAAAAAAVSLSLLAGDAACAAVAAAPQPPEMCRDGGAAMEEEVRAEAVTNEQLVEEAWEVVNESFLPDAGSRPWSPEMWMQRKQDILQGTIKSRSKAHDIIRKMLASLGDPYTRFLSPSEFSKMSKYDMTGIGLNLREIPDDIGSFKLMVLGLLLDGPAYSAGVRQGDELLSVNGIDVRGKSAFDASSMLQGPKETFVTIKVKHSDCGPVESMKVQRQLVARTPVFYRLEKRENEDSSVGYIHIKEFNAVAKKDLVSALKRLQNSGASYFVLDLRDNLGGLVQAGIETAKLFLNKGDTVIYTAGRDRQVQNTIVAESGPLVATPLMVCLCYVIGE encoded by the exons ATGCGGCCACTCTCCTacgcgccgccggcgccgcaaTCGCGAGCGAGCCCCAGCCCCGGCCGCGGGCTCAGGACGCAGCCATGCGCGCTCCCGTTCCCCGACGCCCtccgcgccgcggcggcggcggcggccgtctccctctccctcctcgcAGGCGACGCCGCGTGCGCGGCTGTGGCGGCAGCCCCGCAGCCCCCCGAGATGTGCAGGGACGGGGGCGCGGcaatggaggaggaggtgagggccgaggcggtgACGAACGAGCAGCTCGTCGAGGAGGCGTGGGAGGTGGTCAACGAGAGCTTCCTCCCCGACGCCGGCAGCCGCCCATGGTCGCCGGAGATGTGGATG CAAAGGAAGCAGGATATTCTCCAAGGCACAATCAAATCCCGATCTAAAGCCCATGACATTATTCGGAAAATGCTAGCGAGCCTTGGTGATCCATACACAAGGTTCCTATCTCCCTCAGAA TTCTCAAAGATGTCAAAGTATGACATGACGGGTATTGGATTAAACCTGAGGGAGATTCCTGATGACATTGGCTCTTTCAAGTTGATGGTATTAGGGCTGCTATTAGATGGGCCTGCTTACTCTGCTGGTGTTCGACAG GGTGATGAGCTTTTGTCAGTCAATGGAATTGATGTAAGGGGTAAATCTGCATTTGATGCTTCATCCATGCTGCAAGGTCCAAAGGAGACGTTTGTTACGATTAAG GTTAAGCACAGTGACTGTGGTCCTGTTGAGTCAATGAAGGTGCAGAGACAACTGGTTGCCCGAACTCCAGTTTTCTATCGTTTggagaaaagagaaaatgagGATTCATCTGTTGGATATATTCACATTAAAGAGTTCAATGCAGTTGCCAAAAAAGATTTGGTTAGTG CACTAAAACGTCTACAGAATTCAGGTGCCTCCTATTTTGTTTTGGATTTGAGGGACAATCTTGGTGGACTAGTGCAA GCTGGAATAGAGACTGCAAAGCTCTTTCTGAACAAAGGAGACACG GTCATTTATACTGCTGGCCGGGATCGTCAAGTCCAAAATACAATTGTTGCTGAAAGTGGACCTTTGGTTGCTACTCCTCTTATGGTGTGTTTATGCTATG TTATTGGTGAATAA